A stretch of Coccidioides posadasii str. Silveira chromosome 2, complete sequence DNA encodes these proteins:
- a CDS encoding uncharacterized protein (EggNog:ENOG410PH51~COG:N~BUSCO:4354at33183), protein MARPLPYTFISCPCAESPLSGQPTNRLSRDLSSLSLARSDDDDDEKTFDPRSPRANYSLYPPEHLLYCEDCHQIKCPRCITEEIVCWYCPNCLFETPSSMVKSEGNRCTRNCFNCPICTSPLAVSTVGNGDGNGSSQNGPWILTCSYCMWTTLDIGIKFDKPTNIRSQLSSIFKGTDRRESIARPSHMRSPLSSFSSLQDIADGPSPQDEHQTQGALSEDSQSSLNHDARFAALKSFYRSQLAETTSSPDPLIGPELGSYSSPSALSRIMSLYASGLGGLHGSGAKKAKSRPPVMREALTQSEGLHIPPAGAESATVQKMATEGWDGLASMEQRLFQLPGTRFVDDLCPLPAFLRTKRSKRCKACKHILVKPEFKPQSTRFRIRLIAISYIPLTNLRPIVPLPPTPPVNLDALEPLKPVQLLLTLKNHMFDPIRVTLATPSVTPGRVASRVTILCPEFEVGANTDVWDEALQSSSAPDPRSSRSGVEKVAEAGKVWDKGRNWSTVAMEVVPGSLADLGESGLTEDEDILEIPIFVRLEWEAEGVNEGLNLPSKPGSKKTDVEMVKRELAYWMVLGVGRIVASGAGER, encoded by the exons ATGGCTCGTCCGCTCCCGTATACCTTTATCTCGTGTCCTTGCGCTGAAAGTCCGCTCTCCGGACAGCCTACAAACCGGCTATCTAGAGACCTCTCTAGCCTCTCTCTAGCACGGTccgacgatgacgacgatgaaaAGACGTTTGATCCCAGGTCCCCTCGAGCCAATTATTCCCTTTATCCTCCAGAACACCTTCTATATTGCGAGGACTGCCATCAAATAAAGTGTCCACGATGCATTACGGAAGAGATTGTTTGCTGGTATTGCCCTAATTGTTTATTTGAAACGCCTAGTAGCATGGTGAAGAGTGAGGGGAACAG ATGCACACGCAACTGTTTCAATTGCCCTATATGTACGTCCCCTTTGGCTGTATCCACTGTCGGGAACGGCGACGGGAATGGCAGCTCGCAGAATGGCCCCTGGATATTAACGTGCAGCTATTGCATGTGGACCACTCTCGATATTGGTATTAAGTTTGATAAACCAACAAATATCCGCTCCCAGCTGTCTTCCATTTTCAAGGGAACTGATCGACGAGAATCGATTGCTCGACCGTCGCACATGAGATCACCGCTGTCCAGTTTTTCTTCCTTGCAGGATATAGCGGATGGGCCTAGCCCCCAGGACGAGCATCAAACGCAGGGCGCTCTCTCTGAGGATAGCCAATCGTCTCTCAACCACGATGCTCGCTTCGCAGCATTAAAATCCTTCTATCGGAGTCAGCTTGCAGAGACTACTTCGTCACCTGACCCATTAATTGGACCAGAACTTGGCTCGTACTCTTCACCGAGTGCACTCAGTCGTATAATGTCACTATATGCCTCAGGCCTGGGTGGATTGCATGGCAGTGGCGCCAAAAAGGCCAAATCTAGGCCACCTGTCATGCGTGAAGCCCTGACGCAATCCGAAGGATTACATATCCCACCTGCAGGAGCAGAAAGCGCTACAGTCCAAAAGATGGCCACGGAAGGTTGGGACGGGCTTGCCTCAATGGAGCAACGATTATTCCAGCTACCAGGCACGCGGTTTGTGGATGATCTATGCCCTCTCCCCGCCTTTCTCCGCACAAAGAGGTCGAAACGCTGCAAAGCCTGCAAGCACATACTCGTTAAACCTGAGTTTAAACCTCAATCTACACGTTTCCGCATCCGTCTCATCGCAATCAGTTACATACCCCTAACTAACCTACGACCCATCGTCCCGTTGCCGCCAACACCACCCGTCAACCTCGACGCTCTTGAGCCACTcaaaccagttcagttaCTCCTTACCCTGAAAAATCACATGTTCGACCCAATCCGTGTTACTCTCGCCACGCCATCGGTGACCCCCGGCCGTGTAGCTTCGAGGGTCACTATTCTATGCCCGGAATTCGAAGTAGGCGCGAACACCGACGTGTGGGACGAAGCGCTCCAATCTAGTAGCGCCCCAGATCCACGCTCCTCTAGATCGGGTGTGGAAAAAGTTGCGGAAGCGGGAAAAGTCTGGGATAAGGGCCGCAACTGGTCTACAGTGGCTATGGAAGTGGTCCCGGGATCACTGGCTGACCTGGGTGAAAGTGGACTAACTGAGGATGAAGATATTCTTGAGATACCTATCTTTGTGAGACTTGAATGGGAAGCAGAGGGGGTCAATGAAGGTTTGAACCTGCCTTCAAAGCCAGGTAGTAAGAAAACCGATGTGGAGATGGTAAAGCGGGAGCTAGCATATTGGATGGTGCTGGGAGTCGGGAGAATCGTCGCTAGCGGTGCGGGTGAAAGGTAG
- the RPS7 gene encoding 40S ribosomal protein eS7 (EggNog:ENOG410PJ7T~COG:J), which translates to MAALNKIAANSPSRQNPSELETSLANALSDLETNTPDLKAALRPLQFVSAREIEVGHGKKAIVIFVPVPLLQGFHKIQQRLTRELEKKFSDRQVMIIASRRILPRPKRSSRSRTKLTQKRPRSRTLTAVHDAILTDIVYPVEIVGKRLRTKEDGSKILKVILHEKERGGVDHRLDAYGEVYRRLTGRGVGFEFPQSSAVEY; encoded by the exons ATGGCTGCCCTCAACAAGATCGCTGCCAACAGCCCGTCCCGGCAAAACCCTTCAGAGCTCGAGACCTCTTTGGCCAATGCTCTCAGCGATTTGGAGACCAATACCCCCGATCTGAAGGCTGCTCTCCGTCCGCTGCAGTTTGTGTCTGCTCGCGAG ATCGAAGTTGGTCACGGAAAGAAGGCTATTGTTATCTTCGTCCCAGTTCCTCTTCTCCAGGGATTCCACAAGATCCAGCAGCG CCTCACCCGGGAACTTGAGAAGAAGTTCTCTGATCGCCAAGTTATGATCATTGCTTCTCGCCGCATCCTTCCCCGCCCCAAGCGCTCCAGCCGCTCCCGCACCAAGTTGACCCAGAAGCGCCCACGCTCCCGCACTCTCACCGCTGTCCACGATGCCATCCTTACCGATATCGTGTACCCAGTCGAGATTGTTGGCAAGCGTCTCCGAACAAAGGAGGACGGCAGCAAGATCCTCAAGGTTATCCTCCACGAGAAGGAGCGTGGTGGTGTTGACCACCGCCTCGACGCATATGGTGAAGTCTACCGCAGATTGACGGGCCGTGGTGTGGGTTTCGAGTTCCCCCAGAGCAGCGCTGTGGAATACTAG
- a CDS encoding uncharacterized protein (EggNog:ENOG410PJJB~COG:G), giving the protein MPGEVIDKPDPKALPSHLPSSLDELIVRLQVSPLSKDALDSLVKFRRTADYIAAAMIFLRDNAYLKRKLTFGDVKPRLLGHWGTCPGLNFIYSHLNYLICEHNLDILAVIGPGHGAPALLACLWMEGSLEKFYPDYSRDTSGLTKLITTFSTTGGFPSHINAETPGAIHEGGELGYALAVSFGAVMDKPDMIVACIVGDGEAESGPCTASWHSYKYIDPAESGAVIPILHLNGFKISERTIYGCMDDRELLALFSGFGYQAVIVGNLDNIDAEFSTALNWTLSEIRIIQNAARSGKPIMKPRWPMIILRTPKGWTGPKKIHGKIVEGSFHAHQVPLPAAKKDGEELNALQEWLLSYKPNELFQENGDVIDEINFILPKEHSQRMGQRPEAYKSLQKIAIPDWKQFAVDTGSHGSSMKTIGRLIDQLFLDNPHSARLFSPDELESNKLDQALAHTIRNFQWDQFSNARGGRVIEVLSEHMCQGFLQGYTLTGRLGIFPSYESFLGIIHTMMVQYAKFNKMARETTWHRDLYSLNYIETSTWTRQEHNGFSHQNPSFIGAVLNLKPDYARVYLPPDANTFLSTLAHCLKSKNYVNLMIGSKQPTPVYLSAEEAESHCRAGGSVWKFASTDDGLDPDVVIVGIGTELTFEVIQAATMLRKRVPELRVRMVNVTDLMILGVENRHPHSLSEEAFEALFTPNVPVHFNYHGYETELKGLLFGRPKLHRVSIASYKEEGSTTTPFNMMLVNGVSRFHVAKAAVKGGSLRNERVKLKYQELLTEFDHEINSLSQYILENQKDPDDMYDMLKFE; this is encoded by the exons ATGCCTGGGGAAGTCATCGATAAACCGGATCCGAAGGCACTACCTTCGCATTTGCCTTCCTCACTTGATGAGTTGATAGTTCGCCTTCAAGTGTCACCCCTGAGCAAGGATGCACTTGATTCGCTGGTCAAATTCCGTCGAACTGCGGACTATATCGCAGCAG CGATGATATTTCTTCGAGATAATGCGTATCTCAAGCGTAAGCTGACGTTTGGTGATGTTAAGCCACGGTTATTGG GCCACTGGGGCACCTGCCCTGGTTTAAATTTTATCTATTCCCACCTCAATTATTTGATTTGTGAACATAACCTTGACATTCTGGCTGTTATCGGCCCTGGTCATGGAGCGCCGGCCCTTCTTGCCTGTCTCTGGATGGAGGGCTCCCTGGAGAAATTCTACCCCGATTATTCTCGAGATACGAGTGGTCTCACAAAGTTGATTACTACTTTCAGCACTACAGGTGGATTCCCAAG TCACATCAACGCGGAAACCCCTGGAGCAATACATGAGGGTGGTGAACTTGGCTACGCTTTGGCTGTCTCATTTGGAGCCGTAATGGATAAGCCAGACATGATTGTTGCCTGCATTGTAGGCGACGGCGAGGCTGAGAGTGGGCCGTGCACCGC GAGTTGGCATTCCTATAAGTACATCGACCCAGCGGAGTCTGGTGCTGTCATCCCAATCCTCCATCTCAATGGGTTTAAAATAAGCGAACGCACAATATATGGATGTATGGATGACAGAGAGCTGCTTGCGTTGTTTTCTGGTTTTGGTTACCAAGCCGTAATTGTTGgaaatctagataatatcgATGCGGAATTTAGCACTGCTCTGAACTGGACGCTATCAGAAATCCGGATAATTCAGAATGCTGCCCGATCCGGTAAACCAATTATGAAACCGCGGTGGCCAATGATCATTCTTCGAACACCCAAG GGATGGACGGGGCCTAAGAAGATCCACGGCAAGATTGTAGAGGGTTCATTCCATGCACATCAAGTCCCGCTCCCTGCGGCAAAGAAAGATGGCGAAGAACTGAATGCTTTGCAAGAGTGGCTGTTATCTTATAAGCCAAATGAACTGTTTCAAGAGAATGGAGATGTCATTGACGAAATAAACTTCATCCTTCCGAAAGAACATTCACAGAGGATGGGCCAGCGGCCGGAAGCCTACAAAAGTTTGCAAAAGATTGCCATACCAGACTGGAAACAGTTTGCTGTGGATACAGGCTCTCATGGGAGTTCCATGAAAACCATTGGAAGGCTCATTGATCAGTTATTTCTGGACAACCCTCATAGTGCGCGATTATTTTCTCCGGATGAACTTGAAAGCAATAAGTTAGATCAGGCTCTTGCGCATACGATTCGGAATTTCCAGTGGGACCAATTTTCGAATGCGAGAGGCGGACGAGTCATAGAAGTACTCAGCGAACATATGTGTCAGGGGTTCCTTCAGGGATACACGTTGACTGGGCGACTTGGAATATTTCCATCTTACGAGAGCTTTCTTGGAATCATCCACACAATGATGGTGCAATATGCCAAATTCAACAAGATG GCTCGAGAAACGACATGGCATCGAGACTTATACAGTCTCAACTATATCGAGACGAGTACTTGGACCCGCCAAGAGCATAACGGATTTTCTCATCAGAATCCATCGTTTATTGGGGCAGTACTGAACCTGAAACCGGATTATGCACGGGTCTACCTCCCGCCTGACGCAAATACGTTTCTTTCTACGTTGGCTCACTGCTTGAAGTCGAAAAATTACGTAAATCTTATGATTGGTTCTAAACAGCCAACTCCCGTGTATCTGAGTGCAGAGGAAGCCGAGAGCCACTGTCGAGCAGGTGGTTCTGTGTGGAAATTTGCTAGTACAGATGATGGCTTGGACCCAGATGTCGTGATTGTTGGGATAGGTACGGAGCTCACATTTGAAGTTATCCAGGCAGCGACTATGCTGAGGAAGCGCGTTCCCGAGCTGCGGGTTCGCATGGTCAACGTGACAGACCTGATGATCCTCGGAGTAGAGAATAGACATCCTCATTCTCTTTCTGAGGAAGCATTCGAAGCACTTTTCACTCCAAATGTCCCAGTGCATTTCAACTACCATGGCTACGAGACCGAACTGAAAGGGCTTTTATTCGGGAGACCTAAGCTGCACCGCGTGAGCATCGCATCGTACAAGGAAGAAGGAAGCACGACCACCCCATTCAACATGATGTTGGTTAACGGAGTCTCTCGCTTCCACGTTGCTAAAGCTGCCGTCAAAGGTGGCTCGCTGCGAAATGAGAGGGTTAAGCTCAAATATCAGGAGCTCCTCACTGAATTCGACCATGAGATCAATTCGCTGAGCCAGTATATCCTCGAAAACCAGAAAG ACCCGGACGATATGTATGATATGCTAAAGTTCGAATAG
- a CDS encoding uncharacterized protein (EggNog:ENOG410PJTT~COG:G~BUSCO:7546at33183) — protein sequence MGELILAINAGTSSVGLTIFNRHRPPRKIATAKVAGITAPPRTFKYSHGHTKQRREVDEKIDTPQEAFTYLLTHFLNDPKLTIISSKDDFAYICHRVVHGGDFTREAVISTDTFSYLEALQDLAPLHNTASLDIIRTCLNEIPGAKSVAYFDTTFHRSLPDYIKAYPIHQEVARSNWLRKYGFHGISYSFILRSVAEFLKKPVELTNIIALHLGSGASVCAIRGGKSIDTSMGLTPLSGLPGATRSGDIDPTLVFHYTSEACKLSSSSTKDMHLTQAEEILNKQAGWGAIAGTTDFSKIATDSPETDMHKLAFDIFVDRIVGFIGSYFVKLDSEVDAVVFAGGIGERSAMLRAAIVQKCRCLGLSICQRKNSKGFYDNASTVIDISEKSSQSPAILVCQTNEEVYCTHYPQVSLLSIH from the exons ATGGGAGAGTTGATTCTTGCAATCAACGCGGGCACGTCGTCCGTGGGCCTCACCATCTTCAACCGCCACAGGCCGCCAAGGAAAATAGCAACAGCCAAAGTAGCTGGGATCACTGCACCGCCACGTACATTCAAGTACTCGCACGGCCACACCAAACAGAGGCGGGAGGTCGATGAGAAGATTGACACTCCGCAGGAGGCCTTTACATACCTTTTGACCCATTTTCTCAATGACCCCAAGTTGACCATAATTAGCAGTAAAGATGACTTCGCATATATCTGCCATCGTGTGGTGCACGGCGGTGATTTTACTCGGGAAGCGGTGATCAGCACAGATACATTTAGCTACCTCGAAGCGTTGCAGGACCTTGCCCCGTT ACACAATACGGCATCATTGGATATTATTCGAACATGTCTTAATGAAATTCCGGGAGCCAAAAGCGTGGCCTACTTTGACACAACGTTCCACCGGTCGTTGCCAGATTACATTAAGGCGTATCCCATTCATCAAGAAGTTGCCAGGTCCAATTGGCTGCGCAAATATGGCTTTCATGGAATTAGCTACAGCTTCATTTTACGCTCCGTCGCGGAGTTCCTCAAAAAGCCAGTGGAGTTGACAAACATCATTGCACTTCATCTTGGAAGCGGTGCATCTGTTTGCGCAATTAGAGGCGGAAAGTCGATTGATACCTC AATGGGTCTTACACCCCTTTCTGGCTTGCCCGGCGCCACGCGAAGCGGAGACATAGATCCGAC GCTCGTATTCCACTATACATCTGAAGCTTGCAAATTAAGCTCGTCAAGCACAAAAGACATGCACCTTACGCAG GCTGAAGAGATCCTCAACAAACAAGCCGGTTGGGGGGCCATTGCAGGCACAACCGATTTCTCCAAAATCGCGACAGATAGTCCAGAAACCGACATGCACAAGCTGGCATTTGATATATTTGTCGACCGCATTGTTGGTTTTATCGGAAGCTACTTTGTTAAGTTGGATAGCGAAGTTGATGCGGTTGTGTTTGCCGGCGGGATTGGGGAGAGAAGCGCAATGCTTCGAGCAGCCATCGTACAGAAATGCCGGTGTCTCGGTCTCTCCATTTGTCAGCGGAAGAACTCAAAGGGTTTCTATGATAATGCATCGACTGTAATCGATATTTCTGAAAAATCTAGCCAAAGCCCTGCAATTTTGGTTTGCCAAACCAATGAAGAGGTATATTGTACCCACTATCCTCAAGTATCTCTTCTATCCATTCACTAA